A stretch of DNA from Dioscorea cayenensis subsp. rotundata cultivar TDr96_F1 chromosome 4, TDr96_F1_v2_PseudoChromosome.rev07_lg8_w22 25.fasta, whole genome shotgun sequence:
TCTATAGCAAAGGGAGTACCTGTTCTAATGAAACCAacaagaaaaactcattttattgGCAGCCAAACAAATGTATGTTCTGGTGAGGGAACAACatcatttaacaaaataaatatatttttatgattttatggtGCCTCTGTTTTAAACTGAAGAGTTTATGCATAGTCCTCAATTTAGGTTTTCCGAATATTTGCCCATAAGACATGTTCAAATTTTGTCTATTCAAACAGACAAACAAACAATTAACAGTAAACCAAGTAACGTTCAAACTTCAACCCCACAAtctgacaaaaaaataaataaaataaaaaataaaaataaaaccccaGGATTAGATAACATTGGATGACATAAAAGAACAGATGTCATAGCTTTAGCCTGAAGGTCCTCAACACAGCATTGCTAATAAAGTCTTCTACACCAGTTGCATGGGAACATCATCATAATTTTAAAgcttaaaaatccaaaaataacaagatcgGCAGCCAACAGTACATCCAAGTAAAGCAGATTTGAAaagaatttcttttaaaaaaaacaacaaattaattaaacgCTTCACCATTCACAAACATACAAAGAACTCAAAGTCGTTTACATGCAAAGGATTTCATCCTATgatttcaacaaataaaaataagatgagAAGCACCACCAAAGCATTCAATTAAACAGAAAGAGACAAGAAAGGAAGACATCATATGCATTCAAATATACAATCAGCATATCAGATTTATAAGCAGAATTTTCATGGAAAAACTCATGAGACCCACTTTAATTATCATCCTGGTACAATACAGCAATGAGGAACAATACAAATTGTCCACCTCTCTTCAGTTTAAGGCTTAAATTCAGTCACATTCTCTGTTTCTGTTAGGCATATGAAATCTAGCGCAATAAAGGACTAGGGAAAAAGAGGGGAGAACTATAACTTCTCTTTTAGTAAGTGAATTGAAGTATACCTCTCCGGCTCTCAACCCTTGTTCTTCACTGTCACCCCATCCTCACCGGCGATGATCACCGAGGACGCCAAACCGAGGAACATCCCATGCTCTACAACACCAGTAAGCCTCAGGATCTCGTCGCTAACCTCATTGAGATCTCGAGTTATGCCATTCTCAAAGTATAGGTCGACGATGTAGTTGGAATTGTCGGTCAAAAATGGCTCCTTTTTCTCGTCTCCAGTCATCCTCAGCCGAGCATCGAACCCGCATTCTCCGGCAAACAGCTTCTTGAGCTGCCCTAGGGTGTAGCCCCAGCAGAACGGGATAATCTCGACGGGCACAGAGTTTCCACTGCAGCCAAGACGGTCCACCATTTTGGAGTCATCGACGATGACAACGAAGCGTTTGCTTGCGCCCTCAATCATCTTCTCGCGGAGAAGAGAGCCACCGCGACCCTTGACAAGGTTGAGATGTGGGTCGACCTCGTCGGCACCATCAATGGAGAGGTCAACGGAAGGGTGCCGATTGAGGTCGGAGAGGGGGATACCTACGGATAAAGCGTGCGCCTCAGTCTTCTTCGAGGTGGGGATGCCAACGATGTCATGAAGCACGCCGCAGCGAAGGAGATCGCCGATGCGGTCCAAAGCGTGGACGGCGGTGGAGCCAGTGCCGAGGCCGAGGACCATGCCGGGCTTCACAAGGTCAACGGCACGGTGGGCGGCGATACGCTTGAGTTCATCCTGGGAGGTCGGCGCAGCTGGGAGAGGTTGGGGCTTGTCGCCAGGGAAGTGGAGGTGGGGGAATGGGGTCACAGTTCCTAGGGTTTCGCTTTGGGGGCAGATGGTGCGCATTTTGCTTCAATGCGATGTGGGACAACTCACTCGAGCTAGGGTTTCTTATTCTTAAATAGAGCaccggagaagaagaagaagaagaagaagaagaggaggattGACGTCTCATTTTGATGAAAGGTTACAACAGGATATGTTATTAACACCTAATAATTTTTGAACACGTGTCTTGACTGTTGACGTGGCGCATTTCTACTTGATTGGATTTTTGGTCTGTGTCTGAGAGGTGTTGTAGCTTAAAATTCTTCTATTCAGCCGGGGCCACACGGAGTTCTGGGAACGGTTTGCAGGATCTCCTGTTTGGGAACAACTACAGTTGACGTATCAAACGGTTCGCATGTGTTTTGGATGTCGATCTTGAGGTAAATCTACGGTTTGCACGGGGTAGATGAGCACGATGCTGTTTGCAACGAAACAGGGAAATTATGGGGCCCAGCGTATCGCAGCCGTGTATTGAGAGTTCCAGCATGGTGAGGTGGCATTTCTCATACAGTCGGCATGGCGCGGCGCGAATCATGCCGCCATCATGATTCTGATCCGGATCTGGATCTGAATTGATTCAGATCCGAATCCGATAGTATAATTCGGATCCGGATCTAAGAAGTTAATCTCGGAGCTCCGCTAACGCCAGGTTTTACATTTTCCCCATCTTCCCGTGTTTATTAGCGTAAGCCTCATcagccgccgccgccgccgccgcctccTCCTCGTTACGCCATTGCTCGAGCTTCATCCTCTCCTCCAATGGCGTCCTTCCTCCTTACCTTCCCCTCCTCCTCTCCAACCCCTCGTTTATCCGAAGCTAACCCCATTACGCCCTCATCCCGCATTGTTCGAGCTTCACCGTCTCCTTCAATGGCGTCCTTTCCTTTTTATGTACCCCTCCTCCTCTCCAACCCCTCGCTTATTCAAAGCCAACCCCATTAGGGGATCATCTCGCAAACCCTTCACTCGGATCTCCTGCTCTTCGGACTCCTCACCGGCCAAAGCCACTACATCGTCCAAGAACCGTCGTCCTGCCGAGGAGAACATTCGCGAGGAGGCTGCGCGGCGCGATCACGCTAACCCTAGTAATGGCCATGGTCTCTCGGCTTGGTATGTCCCTTTCGGGGCACAAGAGGATGGCGAAGAACGCTACTCGTTGGATGAGATCGTATATCGAAGCCAATCTGGTGGACTTTTGGACGTCCGCCATGATTTATCGGCTCTGAAGAAATTCCCCGGCTCCTACTGGCGCTCTCTCTTTGACTCCCGCGTCGGCCACACCACCTGGCCTTATGGCTCCGGCGTCTGGTCCAAGAAGGAGTGGGTGCTCCCCGAGATCGATGGCGAAGACATCGTCTCCCTCTTCGAGGGCAACTCCAATCTCTTCTGGGCTGAGCGCTTCGGCAAGGATTATCTCGGCATGAACGATCTCTGGGTCAAGCACTGCGGCATCTCTCACACCGGTTCCTTCAAGGACCTAGGCATGACCGTCCTCGTTAGTCAGGTCAACCGCCTCCGTCGCCGCCTTAAGCGTCCCATCGTTGGCGTCGGCTGTGCGTCCACTGGCGACACCTCTGCTGCCCTCTCTGCGTACTGTGCCGCAGCTCGCATCCCCGCTATTGTTTTCCTTCCGGCAGATCGCATCTCTGTCGCCCAGCTCGTTCAGCCAATCGCCAACGGCGCCACTGTGCTCTCCCTCGATACTGACTTCGATGGCTGCATGCGTCTCATTCGCGAGGTCACTGCTGAGTTTCCAATCTATCTCGCTAACTCTCTCAACTCGCTGCGGCTCGAGGGGCAGAAGACCGCCGCCATTGAGATCTTGCAGCAGTTCGATTGGGAGGTTCCTGACTGGGTCGTTGTTCCTGGTGGCAACCTTGGCAACATCTACGCCTTCTATAAGGTAATCGAATTACCTTCAACTTCACCATTTGTTAGAGTTTCGTTTTCTTTTGGCTGATCAAAGGTGGCAActttttgttagggttttgagatgtgCCGAGATCTTGGGCTGGTGGACAGAGTGCCACGCCTTGTCTGCGCACAGGCGGCCAATGCAAACCCTCTCTACCTCTACTACAAGGCCGGGTGGACGGGATTCCAGCCTATCACTGCAAGCCCAACCTTTGCCTCTGCCATTCAGATTGGTGATCCAGTTTCCATTGATCGTGCAGTGTTTGCTATTCGATCCACTGATGGTATAGTAGAGGAGGCCACTGAAGAGGAACTCATGGATGCCATGGCCCAGGCTGACCGTACTGGCATGTTTGCTTGCCCACACACAGGTGTTGCCCTTGCTGCTCTCATTAAGCTGAGAGACAGTGGGGTGATTGGTCCTCATGACCGGACTGTAGTTGTTAGCACCGCTCATGGTTTGAAATTCACACAGGCCAAGGTTGATTACCACTCTAAGGAAATCGTGGACATGACTTGCCGTTATGCCAACCCACCTGTGAATGTGAAGGCAGATTTCGGCTCAGTGATGGACACCTTGAAGAAGAAGCTTGCAGGGATGTTGTAAATTAATTGGTATGTGTTTGATTATTATCTTCTCCATTCCTTTTCTGATTTGTAGGAGAGGGCTAGTTTTAAGTTGTTCTTTAATTAGGGCTGGAGTCCATTCCATGTTTTCAGTCATAATACATAATACTAGTATGCCTTGCAattgtgtttttaatgaaattttatgCCAAGGTTTTCATTATTCCtctttgttggtatgtttatggcTGTTGTGCTTCATAATACTAGTGTAGATGATTCATGATGTAATCAAAGGGCTTGCTTTTATAATTTCCAATCCCTAACACTTACGGCCAAGCATCTCAATgtcaaacatattatttatgaaatttagAGTGTTGAATCAGCCAGGAAAGGCTTGTTTTTTATGTGAATTTCTCATAGAAGGATTTGTTTTAATTAGGacattttgtttaattttaaatgttaatgGGTGATAGATTATCTCTCCTTTTCGAATGGCATTTGCTTCCTACATTGGACTCCACGGTTAAGACAATGTGTCGACTTGATATCATTAGGACATTTTGAAACTGAACAAGGAGGTGcgattattaatgttttttcaattctttttgGAAGGTTAAATTCTATGGACTTTACAATGCTAAAATTAAATAAGCATTTAACACAATTCAATCTCAGATCCAATTGCAAGGCTTAGCTTATTGTAATAGATCAATATGTCTAGTTAGAAAAGGAAGTTGAGGTAGGTGCCATGGTGGATTAATATTTGAAAGAGGAGtttgtattgtttaaactaattGATTACACTGTTTTACAAGGGCACTAGTGGTTTGAGTTTAGGCCACAAGTCGGTGACTTATGGATGTTTAGATTGTAGCTTAATTTAAGTCATGGTAGATCCATTAAAACTGTTTTCGATTTCCTAATGTTTCAATTAAATGGCACATATCTGGCTGATTAAATTTCTAGCAACTCTTGCTATATGGTAAATGGTCACTTCTGACAAAATCACTATTACTGAGAACTCTGAACAGCATTGATATGTTCCTAGCCAGGTAGGTAGTTGAAATGACAGAGCTTAGAAAGAATGAGGATGACTAAAAGAGAAACAAATGTTGATAGATATATTACTTGATATCAAGAATCTAACCTCACCTGATGGAGCTAAATGTTTAGTGAGGCTTGTATTGAATGATGCCAATCTTAAAATCATAAGTTtataaattgagttggttctgGAAGTGGGGCAATTTAAGAAAGCACCCTATTGAATGACAATATGATATAGGTtgatatttcataaaaaaatttccagtACATATATCAAGCTTGTTTAGTTTTAGTACTGTAATTACTTTCATTCATAACCATAGATGATTGCATGATGGGTGATGAAAACATGatctttttccatctttataCCCATTCAGCTATAGTAAATGCAATTTATAAGTGGACCCTGCAAATCTCATTTAATAAATTCCCTGCCAAATCTAAGTGATAtccttttcattttgttaattttaaccaatctgattttgtttgtttgtttgtttttcaaacccTCCAGCTCGCTCAGTGCTAATCTTGTCACTCACTGGATGGAGTGGctttcaaaaaagaaagaaaaaaaaaggctgCTGTAAGTCACCTGCTTTCTTCCTTGTGTCTTGATCTGACTATTGTCAAGGAGGAGACAAGCTTCTGAGGCTTAAGTGCTGGAATTCGTCTGTTTCTGCGAGGGTGTTTGTGAAAGCACTCAGGAGGTTAGCTTTCAAAAAGCTTTGCTCGTTAGTAGGATTTGTCTCATTTCAGTTTGATTCCCTCTCAATTGCCCTGCAGTGCTCCTTATCCCTGAAATCTTGTATGCACCTATAGATCTTTGTGGATCCTAATTATTGGTTGGATTGCATGTGTTAAGAAGTGTGATTCCTGTATTTTGTTTCATTCATGGGTGTGTTGCATACCAAGTGCTTGTAGAAATGCCTTGCTGCTagtgttgttttcttttaaagcTTTAGTGATTCTTGCTGTAATGTCTGGTGGTTTAATTAGTCCTGTCCAGTGCTTGAGGTCGAGATTCAGAGTATTTGTTGTTAATTATATAGAGTTTTTTCCCCTCCTGATTTTAGTTGTTAGTTTTATCTGTTTGAAACCACATTTTGTTACTTGAAGTTATAAGTGTTCTTCATCCATGCTAGTTCTTGCATTGATTTTTGTCTAGTTTCAATTCAATTATTCCTTGAAATGCATTCTTTTGTTAAATTGATGATTGATGCTTGTGTGTTGAGTTAAATCTCTTCTTTAAACATTGCATTTGCTTGGTTCTTAGCGGCCTCTGCATCCTCTTAACAATCAAATCCATTGTTTTATTCAAATTGttatttgaatttatgtttATCCTTTTTCACACTTCTAAATTCATAGCTCCTGGAACCTTATTCTATTGGAACCTTCAGGAGCTTCTTGAGTCTCCTGCAGAAATGCTCTAAGGTGCTTTGTAATCTGATTTCCAGCTCAGGTCCATTTGAAGGCATGTAATCTTCCCCTTTCTTTGTCATTAGAATCAAATAATTCAAGGGCTTAGCATGCTTTGAgatgttcttttcttttgaattcaCTTAACTTCTACTCTTATGAGTTGTCCCATTGATGGCtgatgtttttgttgttgttgtcggtGGTTTTCAACTAGTGCCAGGATATGTTTAAGATGTCTGATGTTTAGAATCTCTTGTTGCAAGCACTTCAGTCTTGCAATTCCATGTGAGCGTCTATGCTTTTGTTTTTGGCTTGGTTCTCAGATTTAGCAGTTGCATGGTAGAATATTGTCTTAATTAGTAGCTTCAGCAGTAACCATCCCCCGGTGAGAAGTCCTTGGTGTTTGAAGTGATGAGTATTTTCCTATTAGTCAAAAACCTGTTTAAAGCCTTCGTAAAAGACTAGATACCCATGTGTTGGATGTGTTAGTGGCCTCCTGGTTTTTGCTTCAATTGTTGTAAACTAATATAGAAAGCTGCATTCCTTTGCATCCTATGGAAATAAAGTGTAAGAATTTGATTTTATGCATACCATGCTGATATCTGTTGTGCTTGCAATGGTTGTTTCTTTATTGGAAGAGTGTTGGTGGGTGATGATTTGGCTGTTTTTGAATGCTGATTAGTGGTGGTTTTCTGAAAGCTTGTATAGTAGATATATGATGTCAGTAAGGGCCTGAGAGAAGCAACATGTTGTTTAATTAGACCATCAATTATTTTTGACCGGTTGTGGGTGGTGATTAATTCGAACCCCTGACACCGTGGTCAATGTGTGATTTTGCCATTGATCTTATTCTCAAATTGGTTACAATATTGTTTCACTACCCTGATGGTGTTAAACTTCAGAACATCAGAAGAGGTTCTTTGGCTATTCCAGCCATCTAGTTTTTAAGTCACTGTTTAGTCATGAGCGTATGAGGCTATTATATACTTTAGAATTAGAGTTTAGGTTACTTTCTCACTCCTCTAAATTCTGTTGCCTGTGTTGGAATGTAGGGCATTCCAGTGAAGCCGTCGTGGTTTTGGAGATATTCTTGGATGTTAGTGAGGTAAGTGAATCCACATAtaagttaatatattaatttgttatgaaatttcagctatttatttatttacatttatttatttatgtatttattgattgattttgaaaataattgaaatattttaaaaagcgGGATCATGCTATTTTATGTATGCATGTCAGTTTGCACCATTTCTGCTCAAATAAGATCTTGGAAATTTTTGGATTATAATTCATGTCAAATTCTTCGGTTTCAGAATGGAGAAGTTTGCATTGTTAACTCAGTAATTATGGGCGTCTAGTTTGACATTTTGGAACTTTGGcgtcaaaacaagaaaaaaacaagaaaaaaacttattttgtataattattctTAGTCTTCAAATGGACTATGCGCTAACTCTGTCAATGGGATCAATTACTGACCATGTCAGCATGaaacttctaaaaaaatattactatagTTTCATACTGGTTTGTTGGTGAAACAATAACGGTCTTTGATATACTCTGGCCCGAGTTATCGGGAGTAAATAAATGAACTTTTGTATTTTGGCTTAGGCCATCGAGAGTAAATTAATAACCTCTGATATTTTGGTTTGAGCGCTATTAAggttaaataaatagatatagtAAAAGCTTGGAAGATAGGATCTATGATATTTTACTGTATATGTTATGTTCatgctatattttattttgatgcaCTGAAGTATGGATTTTTGGTTATTTCTTGATTCTTGAAACTGAGTTTTTTAAACTGTTGTAcgattttaattattatttttaagtggATTTCTTACTCCTTTCTAGGCTGCCAAGCTCATAATCCTGTATATGACTTTTTTCAGATCAAGATCAAGATGGACTGGTGGGTGACTTAGCGGTGATTATCGAGTAGCAAGCGTATTTTCAGGCTGGAATAAGTTacttgaaagtttttttttttttggaaacctTTTATATTCCGAAATTTGTCGtacttttatatttgaaatttgtgGTTTTATTAGATTGTTTAATCCGCTATGAGACTGATTTTGAGAGGGCCTAACCGGGCTGGATTTGGTGCATGACATTATAATTTCTGTGTTAGTATTTGAAATTGTTGTATTGAGTACTATTTTGGTGCTGCTTACCAAATGGTTATTTTGGTGCTTATTTCATATTTGAATGATATATCATCACCCTTGATGCTAGAAAGAATATTCTCCTTTTAAAGTGTTATGTTGtgtgttttcatttgttttatgtatttattttgaattgtttgtTCACTTCGCAGCTGAACACCTTGACTGTAATTATTTGCAATATGTAGTTTTTCTGCTGGAGAATCCCAGGTACATCAACATATTGTTTGTTAAGGTATATTATTTATCTGAATTTTTGAAGtccatcaaatttaaattaaaaataattaaataagatgttatttttatttattatttaattttcaaaatttcttatCTGGAACTGAAATGGATGCTGTGATAAAACAAAGAGTACAAAATTTTTTCCTGAGCTGGATGTGGACCCTTGTGTTTGGATGGTACTGTACATATGTAGCACTGCAtgagttttgatttttgtttgtttttttttcaaggagAAATTTCATACTTCCATAcaaatattctaaaataattattaaaattttgttttagccAACAAACCCCACTCCTTTGTCTCCTTAATACAATTTCACATTCATGTACTAGacaagataaaatatatatatatatatatatataacttaaacaataacatcaaaCACATTACAAACAaccacaacattttaaaaataaaataaaacatacacaTCTCTACAAACACAAAAAGGATAGCTACACCCTCTAAGGACTATAGCATAAAAACTCATCAAATATCAAGGACTAGCAATAAATTTTCCCCTCCACAATCCActataaaagtaaaacatagacTCTCATTAATCCCTCATCAAACATCAATTCAATGGCATCTCATTCCATCCTCCTCATAACACTACTACCACTAGTAGTTACATTAACACTAGCAAACTTAGTCTATTTATGTCAATCAATGGATCCGGACCCAATTGAAGATTTTTGCATAGCTGACCTAACCAAGATTGGTGACACGTTGAGCTCTAATTATGGTTTTCCATGCAAACCCTTATCTCAAGTAACGTCAGAAGACTTTGTTTTCTCTGGCCTCACTAAACCAGGCAACACCAGCAACCTTTTTGGCTCCGTTGTTACTTCTGGCAATGTTGATGTTTTTTTCCAGCTGTCAATACACTTGGTCTCTCTGCCAACAGGGTTGATTTTGCTCCCGGCGGTGTTCTTCCGCCGCACAGTCACCCTCGTGCCACcgaactcattactatcattcacggtatatatatatatatatatatatatatatttgtttgaatttgttgttcgaaaataaatgttttttatttattattataatttaatttggattaataataaatattaattaatattaaaaattttaaaatttttaatatagtttCGTTTAATAAACAAACTTctaaattacataaaattattcatttttatccTTTCCTGTTAT
This window harbors:
- the LOC120258372 gene encoding probable ribose-5-phosphate isomerase 2; translated protein: MRTICPQSETLGTVTPFPHLHFPGDKPQPLPAAPTSQDELKRIAAHRAVDLVKPGMVLGLGTGSTAVHALDRIGDLLRCGVLHDIVGIPTSKKTEAHALSVGIPLSDLNRHPSVDLSIDGADEVDPHLNLVKGRGGSLLREKMIEGASKRFVVIVDDSKMVDRLGCSGNSVPVEIIPFCWGYTLGQLKKLFAGECGFDARLRMTGDEKKEPFLTDNSNYIVDLYFENGITRDLNEVSDEILRLTGVVEHGMFLGLASSVIIAGEDGVTVKNKG
- the LOC120258371 gene encoding threonine synthase, chloroplastic-like — protein: MYPSSSPTPRLFKANPIRGSSRKPFTRISCSSDSSPAKATTSSKNRRPAEENIREEAARRDHANPSNGHGLSAWYVPFGAQEDGEERYSLDEIVYRSQSGGLLDVRHDLSALKKFPGSYWRSLFDSRVGHTTWPYGSGVWSKKEWVLPEIDGEDIVSLFEGNSNLFWAERFGKDYLGMNDLWVKHCGISHTGSFKDLGMTVLVSQVNRLRRRLKRPIVGVGCASTGDTSAALSAYCAAARIPAIVFLPADRISVAQLVQPIANGATVLSLDTDFDGCMRLIREVTAEFPIYLANSLNSLRLEGQKTAAIEILQQFDWEVPDWVVVPGGNLGNIYAFYKGFEMCRDLGLVDRVPRLVCAQAANANPLYLYYKAGWTGFQPITASPTFASAIQIGDPVSIDRAVFAIRSTDGIVEEATEEELMDAMAQADRTGMFACPHTGVALAALIKLRDSGVIGPHDRTVVVSTAHGLKFTQAKVDYHSKEIVDMTCRYANPPVNVKADFGSVMDTLKKKLAGML